Part of the Fusarium musae strain F31 chromosome 3, whole genome shotgun sequence genome, GCTGCGAGTCGTTGAAACAGGCATTGCTATTCTGAGGGCTAGGGTCAATATTGGGAAGTGCAAAACGCCCTGTGGCCATTTGGGGCAAGTCAGTAGGTATGGCTGTGATAATCTCAGGATCATATGTTGTCGTGGTCGGTGGTTGGTAGGAATATTTGCTAGACAGAAGTTAGCATAGTAGTGAAGGTCAATGCTAAAGCTTACTCATTTGGATCGGGGGGATCATCTGTGTTATTGTTATGGTTTTTCGTGAGCATAGTGCCAATAACGGCACCCATGATGATACCCATAAGAATCAAGCCAACGAGCAGGAGGCAAATAGCCCAGTAAGGTACAATTCcccagagcttcttctttgcccgACGTTGCCATTTGTTGGCAGTAGGCTTCTCGGAAGtttcggcggcggcggtgtTGATGTCGTGATGGCTGGCATCGGAGGCATGGCTTCTGACTGAAGGCCGGGTTCTCGGCAAAGCTAGGTCATCatctgttgatgagaattcAGGATCGCGAGTTGCCATGCCAATTCCACCAGCTCCTGGAATTTCCCTGGTGGGGGATGGGGGTTCCGACACGGGTGATACTGGCGATACAGGTGTTTGTGTTGCAGGTTTAGGCACATAAGCATTATCCGGGTATCTGGTGTAGGGCGGCAGTTCCTCCATATGGCCCAATGGGCCTACCAAATCGCCTGCCTCTTCTCCATCCGGTCCTAGTTGTCGCTGATAAGTTCCTCCGAAGCCATTGAATCCCACTGGAATAGACGGTGCGCGGCTCTCGCCGGATGTGGTGTTTTGTGTGTAAAGAGCATATGGATGAGTTGGAGCTTGAGTGCCTCCGTAAGAGCGATCCTCTGGTATGACTGCGTTGGCGGTGGTTGATGTAGTAGCCACACTCATTGTTCGCTGAGGATACATCTGATATGGATGAGAGGGGCCAGATGGGCCTGTGTATGGACTTTCGGCACGGATGACCGGAGAATCGGATGATAGGCTGTGATTGTTGCGTATATGAGATCGGTCAGCCGTTGATGTACCGTCGTTTCGAAGAGCAAGGGAATCATGATTTCGGTGAGGCTTGGAGATGCTAGAAGGTCGATTGCGGATAGCAGGTGCAATTTCGTCTGATCCAGAGACAAGGGGTGCTTGTGATGACTTTGTAGATGCCGACTGTTGGGAAAAGGATTCAGTCGATGATAATGACGATTCGGGTTGGGTATTGGAGTTTGAAGTCGGGTTtatggaagaggaagaagtggCATTATCGGAGGGTCGGAAGCCATCCGCTACCATCATCGCACTGAGGTCATAGTCATCGTCGGCACCACTACCAGTGGACAGCCTCAAGGAACGCGAGCGCCGAGTCGATGAGCGACGCGAGTTGCTAGAGTCCTTCCCGTTGCTGGGATCCATGGCGTGGTGAAGAGGGAGGCCAGGGCTTCAAGCCAAAGACGCCGACAAGGGCGTGCCCTACAAGTCGTTGAATTTCGAGAGGTTGAAGTCGAAGTCGAGAATCAAAGGGGCGATGAACGGTCGTGATTCGAAGGGGAGCGGTCGGCAAGCCAATGGCGAAGGGAGTCAATTTCGGGAGACAAAGTCAGATAAGGAGACAGTCTGTAGCGAGCGAATATTGAGTTCGAAGGGGAAAATTCGAGGACTCGAGTCAGGTTGATGGTCGGATGAGCGAGAGTGATTTGAGAGATTGAAACCGATTCGATTcgattgatggtgatgatgatggtgatgatttgTTAAGTCGTGgttgggatgggatggatagATCGATGGGGATTGACAGAACTGCAAAAAagccaagaaagagaaagcgGGTTTCGAAGAGGAGCGAGGGAGTGACTGGGAGTGGCTACAcaacagaaacagaaggaGGGAGACTGGCCAGACCAACAGGAGACGAACAGGCGCCATACCAAGAGAGGATCCCGACTTTCCCAGCGGGCTTTGGTGGACCCAACGCCCCAACCTAAGCCAGTCAGAACTGGTCTGGAAAGGGGAAAGACCTCTAGGGAGTCTGGGCTAAGCTGAAGATGGTCTAGAACTGCCTGAGCTAGCAATTCAGCGTAGGTTTTTTGTTTGCCTTGGACctgagttgagttgactACCTGAAGAGTTCAGGGCCCGag contains:
- a CDS encoding hypothetical protein (EggNog:ENOG41), which produces MDPSNGKDSSNSRRSSTRRSRSLRLSTGSGADDDYDLSAMMVADGFRPSDNATSSSSINPTSNSNTQPESSLSSTESFSQQSASTKSSQAPLVSGSDEIAPAIRNRPSSISKPHRNHDSLALRNDGTSTADRSHIRNNHSLSSDSPVIRAESPYTGPSGPSHPYQMYPQRTMSVATTSTTANAVIPEDRSYGGTQAPTHPYALYTQNTTSGESRAPSIPVGFNGFGGTYQRQLGPDGEEAGDLVGPLGHMEELPPYTRYPDNAYVPKPATQTPVSPVSPVSEPPSPTREIPGAGGIGMATRDPEFSSTDDDLALPRTRPSVRSHASDASHHDINTAAAETSEKPTANKWQRRAKKKLWGIVPYWAICLLLVGLILMGIIMGAVIGTMLTKNHNNNTDDPPDPNDKYSYQPPTTTTYDPEIITAIPTDLPQMATGRFALPNIDPSPQNSNACFNDSQQSSAWSCDIVVPMWSIQIDSGTKSKSKPCYNMTLKAIPDKDILFPWGAQPPSIPQPTPMVLVNDTLELARGPAWWMRTKYNKTVIVSENKFGAALSKRGWDGDDEYEDYNSFHRFKNKAPPNAKKGDKPWICTWPDTVIEFFIYPGENSSTYHPPASATVSGGATTTYSTYSSTPTAEWSSWKQPVPMFPHVYKMVERRFLWGEQSVATCTQHEIVGNGNTSKPLTKDGKNIVIVIVEQEDEDVDDLDLTFTKRSELETKKALRQLLKRTNPSLTDCGCSWTSL